From a region of the Salarias fasciatus chromosome 6, fSalaFa1.1, whole genome shotgun sequence genome:
- the LOC115389844 gene encoding deleted in malignant brain tumors 1 protein-like codes for MMIFISKTFNSSTSGAIIAAGTLHCGVEGEVRLANGGNSSCSGRVEIFHFGQWGTVCDDLWDLLDAEVVCRQLGCGRALSAPTRARFGQGSGPIWYDNVMCTGSETKLSECRHQGIGSHNCGHHEDAGVVCEVPPHLFSFLFLSAASPVRLANSGNRCSGRVEMFHAGQWGTVCDDHWDLDNANVVCRQLDCGRAQSALSNAAFGPGRGPIWLDDVFCSGNESSISDCRHSGFGVHNCGHYEDASVICEGVEGEVRLANGGNSSCSGRVEIFHFGQWGTVCDDLWDLLDAEVVCRQLGCGRVLSAPTQARFGQGSGPIWYDNVVCTGSETKLSECRHQGIGSHNCGHQEDAGVVCEVPPHLSSFLFLSAASPVRLADSGNRCSGRVEIFHAGQWGTVCDDHWDLDNANVVCRQLDCGRAQSALSNAAFGAGRGPIWLDDVYCSGNEPSISECRHLGFGVHNCGHHEDASVICEASDPPLDAFHLYCQESKIQIQVQANRLVASGFDPFSGHLADRNCTWVRENYGWIWYEVDTQPEACGNLMKTNLTHVTYVNNIFIYSAQNSSFSVPHRVPISCTYPLDTDSTLDVAVRPVLEENGGISGLGSQARAAMSLYRSSAFSDTYPPGSVTLPVGSPLYVGVSVENRGPDFAVVLEDCFASHSRSPQSPVKYPLIQNRCPVDPRQVEVIENGRSTRARFSALFFLPNGKHRDVYLHCNLTLCDMRKYSCFTTKYTEQN; via the exons GAGTTGAGGGAGAAGTGCGCCTGGCCAatggaggaaacagctcctgttctggcagagtggagatcttccactttggacagtgggggacagtgtgtgatgatcTCTGGGACCTGCTCGATGCTGAGGTGGTGTGTAGACAGCTGGGCTGTGGCAGAGCCCTCTCAGCACCAACACGGGCACGCTTTGGACAAGGCAGCGGACCCATCTGGTATGATAATGTCATGTGCACGGGCAGTGAAACAAAGCTGTCTGAATGTCGGCATCAAGGCATTGGATCTCACAACTGTGGCCACCATGAAGATGCTGGTGTCGTCTGTGAAG taCCTCCTCATCTATTTtcctttctcttcctgtcagctgcttcgccAGTGAGACTTGCCAACTCTGGAAACCGCTGCTCAGGCAGAGTGGAGATGTTCCATgctggacagtgggggacagtgtgtgatgatcACTGGGACCTGGACAATGCTAATGTGGTGTGCAGACAACTGGACTGTGGAAGGGCCCAATCAGCTTTATCTAATGCAGCCTTTGGACCTGGTAGAGGACCCATCTGGTTGGATGATGTCTTTTGTTCTGGAAATGAATCGTCTATATCAGACTGCAGACATTCAGGGTTTGGAGTCCACAACTGTGGTCACTATGAAGATGCCAGTGTTATTTGTGAAG GAGTTGAGGGAGAAGTGCGCCTGGCCAatggaggaaacagctcctgctctggcagagtggagatcttccactttggacagtgggggacagtgtgtgatgatcTCTGGGACCTGCTCGATGCTGAGGTGGTGTGTAGACAGCTGGGCTGTGGCAGAGTCCTCTCAGCACCAACACAGGCACGCTTTGGACAGGGCAGCGGACCCATCTGGTATGATAACGTTGTGTGCACGGGCAGTGAAACAAAGCTGTCTGAATGCCGGCACCAAGGCATTGGATCTCACAACTGTGGCCACCAGGAAGATGCTGGTGTCGTCTGTGAAG taCCTCCTCATCtatcttcctttcttttcctgtcagctgcttcgccAGTGAGACTTGCCGACTCTGGAAACCGCTGCTCAGGCAGAGTGGAGatcttccatgctggacagtgggggacagtgtgCGATGATCACTGGGACCTGGACAATGCTAATGTGGTGTGCAGACAACTGGACTGTGGAAGGGCCCAATCAGCTTTGTCTAATGCAGCCTTTGGAGCTGGCAGAGGACCCATCTGGTTGGACGACGTTTATTGTTCTGGAAATGAGCCATCTATATCAGAATGCAGACATTTAGGATTTGGAGTCCACAACTGTGGTCACCATGAAGATGCCAGTGTTATATGTGAAG CTTCAGATCCACCTCTGGATGcttttcatctttattgtcaAGAGAGCAAAATCCAAATACAAGTGCAGGCAAATCGCCTGGTAGCCTCTGGGTTTGACCCATTCTCTGGACACTTGGCTGATCGCAACTGCACCTGGGTCAGAGAGAACTATGGCTGGATTTGGTATGAAGTTGATACTCAACCAGAAGCCTGTGGAAATTTAATGAAg ACCAACCTCACACATGTGACATACGTCAACAATATATTCATCTACTCAGCACAAAACTCATCCTTCAGCGTTCCACATCGAGTTCCCATCTCCTGCACGTATCCTCTGGATACAGACAGCACCCTTGATGTGGCTGTCAGGCCAGTCCTGGA GGAGAATGGTGGCATTTCTGGTTTGGGCAGCCAAGCGAGAGCTGCCATGTCTCTGTACCGTAGCTCCGCCTTCAGTGACACTTACCCACCAGGGTCGGTGACCCTCCCAGTGGGCTCCCCATTGTATGTGGGGGTCTCTGTGGAGAACAGGGGTCCAGACTTTGCTGTTGTTCTGGAGGACTGCTTCGCAAGTCACTCTCGAAGCCCTCAATCTCCTGTGAAATACCCTTTAATCCAGAACAG GTGTCCCGTTGACCCTCGGCAGGTGGAGGTGATTGAGAACGGCAGATCAACTCGGGCTcgtttctctgctctgtttttcctcccaaatggaaaacacagagacgtgTATCTTCACTGCAACCTCACCCTCTGTGACATGAGGAAGTacagctgcttcact aCAAAATACACAGAGCAAAACTGA